One window of the Triticum dicoccoides isolate Atlit2015 ecotype Zavitan chromosome 3B, WEW_v2.0, whole genome shotgun sequence genome contains the following:
- the LOC119280483 gene encoding uncharacterized protein LOC119280483, whose product MDTYSNLPIGSSGRDKNNVHYRCSLHQLPPFMKCLSDMQIGFVRKIGFESILSMQDFKMDKDLTLWLVDKFNCDTEELEFDEGISIPVRPLVKFVLGIPSGPIKVIEGLHVDDALYEQYTWDTRGKKAKEVAEEMCSITEEEPFCIAFVMAILAIYLAPNTSVSVSRSFLGAARQVGNLKQMDWCNLVADCLFKGIKDYKQSDRLCVHVKGCVHILSVIFIDLAKHPTLIVPDGFPRLSVVTTEMGCFTSKWVVAHPFGSFVPVRCLEESVYAPVLNNMPNGNTVEGVKCSDSDSNTDALADQVAITDTDQNNNKHPILAELGNARTTHNTSSSPIVEHVVLDTPARASVAAPSSLTEHIIFPTSGEQLQSAGPSDEPHSAQIMDSVQVPPDTTVERRRGLLLTMEKDDRSTKKARVELSGSGQVKQAEEVTIKMDMSLLNCSVCSRPIKPPVFECNAGHLACYKCLIGLPYKLCQTCEHSSGFGHIRSLDAIVSSLTVKCHHDGCGSYVPYYELDDHQSVCPHVPCFCTELGCGFVGAPQALLGHLIALHAMPVHKVHYGQVHQLRLSVTRPRCLLHGQGDDSVFLLVMGVFGVVSVVCIRAEASSWPQYAVKLQANGPPPPSSVEGSILLAMKPVTSSTRPGEVAVEELPSFLMVPPTYLVGSGASKEVSLDVRIDKM is encoded by the exons ATGGATACTTATAGTAATCTACCAATTGGATCTTCTGGGAGG GACAAAAACAATGTGCATTATAGATGTTCACTTCACCAACTTCCGCCATTTATGAAATGTCTTAGTGACATGCAGATAGGTTTTGTCAGGAAAATTGGGTTTGAGAGCATCTTGTCAATGCAAGATTTTAAGATGGATAAAGATCTAACCCTATGGCTGGTTGATAAGTTCAATTGTGACACCGAGGAGCTAGAATTTGACGAAGGCATATCAATTCCAGTGAGGCCCCTTGTGAAGTTTGTCCTTGGAATTCCTTCAGGACCCATCAAAGTTATAGAGGGTCTCCATGTCGACGATGCTCTCTACGAACAGTACACTTGGGATACGAGAGGGAAGAAGGCGAAGGAAGTGGCGGAAGAAATGTGCAGCATAACTGAGGAGGAACCGTTCTGCATAGCCTTTGTGATGGCGATACTTGCAATTTATCTAGCACCAAATACATCTGTGAGTGTCAGCAGGTCATTTCTAGGAGCTGCTCGACAGGTTGGTAATCTCAAACAGATGGATTGGTGCAATTTGGTTGCTGATTGCCTATTCAAAGGAATCAAGGATTACAAACAATCGGATAGATTGTGTGTCCATGTGAAGGGCTGTGTGCACATTCTGAGT GTCATTTTCATCGATCTTGCGAAACACCCTACACTCATAGTTCCTGATGGCTTTCCACGCTTGAGTGTTGTCACTACGGAAATGGGTTGCTTCACATCCAAATGGGTAGTTGCACATCCCTTTGGTAGCTTCGTGCCG GTACGCTGTCTAGAAGAGTCTGTCTATGCTCCGGTGCTTAATAACATGCCAAATGGTAACACTGTTGAAGGAGTAAAATGCTCTGATTCTGATTCAAATACTGATGCTCTGGCCGATCAGGTTGCAATCACCGACACCGATCAGAATAACAACAAGCATCCCATTTTAGCAGAGCTTGGCAATGCCAGAACAACCCATAATACATCAAGCTCGCCCATTGTTGAACATGTAGTGTTAGATACACCAGCTCGAGCATCAG TTGCAGCGCCCAGTTCCTTGACAGAACACATAATTTTTCCAACAAGTGGCGAGCAATTGCAGTCTGCTGGTCCTTctgatgaaccgcattcggcacaa ATTATGGACAGTGTGCAGGTTCCTCCGGATACCACTGTGGAAAGGCGCAGGGGTTTGCTGTTGACGATGGAGAAGGACGATCGGAGCACCAAGAAGGCACGGGTGGAGCTATCCGGGAGTGGCCAGGTGAAGCAAGCCGAAGAAGTTACCATAAAGATGGACATGAGTTTGCTTAATTGCAGCGTGTGCTCCCGCCCCATCAAGCCCCCTGTCTTCGAG TGCAATGCCGGGCACTTGGCTTGCTACAAATGCCTCATCGGGCTCCCCTATAAACTGTGCCAGACGTGTGAGCACAgcagtggctttggacacattcggTCATTGGACGCCATCGTCTCCTCCTTGACAGTCAAGTGCCACCATGATGGCTGCGGGAGCTACGTCCCCTACTACGAGCTCGACGACCATCAAAGTGTGTGCCCGCACGTGCCGTGCTTCTGCACGGAGCTTGGCTGTGGCTTCGTCGGTGCCCCACAGGCGCTCCTCGGCCACTTGATCGCCCTGCACGCAATGCCAGTGCACAAGGTCCATTATGGCCAAGTTCACCAGCTCCGGCTGTCGGTGACGCGGCCGCGGTGCCTGCTCCATGGGCAAGGGGACGACAGCGTCTTCCTCCTGGTCATGGGCGTGTTCGGCGTCGTGTCTGTGGTGTGCATCAGAGCTGAGGCATCCTCATGGCCGCAGTACGCTGTCAAGCTTCAGGCAAATGGTCCGCCACCACCAAGCAGCGTAGAAGGCAGCATTTTGTTGGCCATGAAGCCAGTGACGAGCAGCACGAGGCCTGGGGAGGTGGCCGTGGAGGAGCTGCCGTCTTTCTTGATGGTGCCGCCTACTTATCTGGTTGGTTCTGGGGCATCCAAGGAGGTGTCTCTTGACGTTCGCATTGACAAGATGTGA